Proteins found in one Carboxydothermus pertinax genomic segment:
- a CDS encoding 4Fe-4S binding protein: protein MYLYVDYDACQHEPHCKAADCCPTGAIMYNEDARRVNVNKDLCNFCGECVKTCPYAVFHIVENEVEARRLDEKLRQTRNTFEYYLKKFFQVTKNIIPYRELEGYLDDFPGIKDIAVLLVDDELKIFIVPENGFDKIKFLEFANKLAEQPIPANNVILLEQIPRTKTGKIHFSQILGQT from the coding sequence ATGTATTTATATGTAGACTATGATGCTTGTCAACATGAACCCCACTGCAAAGCAGCTGACTGCTGCCCAACAGGGGCAATAATGTATAATGAAGATGCCCGGAGGGTTAATGTCAATAAAGATTTGTGCAACTTTTGCGGTGAATGTGTAAAAACCTGCCCTTATGCAGTTTTCCATATAGTTGAAAACGAGGTGGAAGCTCGGCGTTTGGATGAAAAATTACGCCAAACCCGAAATACTTTTGAATATTACCTGAAGAAATTTTTCCAGGTAACCAAAAATATTATTCCATACAGGGAGTTAGAAGGATATTTGGATGATTTTCCCGGGATTAAAGATATTGCCGTATTATTAGTTGATGATGAACTAAAAATCTTTATTGTACCTGAAAATGGGTTTGACAAGATTAAGTTTTTAGAATTTGCTAATAAATTAGCTGAACAGCCAATTCCTGCCAATAATGTAATTTTACTCGAGCAAATTCCCAGGACCAAAACAGGGAAAATACATTTTAGCCAAATTCTGGGGCAAACTTAA
- a CDS encoding CCA tRNA nucleotidyltransferase, whose amino-acid sequence MEVIDNLKVILKDTSTYFVGGSVRALLLCRPVKDIDLITFEDPQNIGEKLLKAFGGSFFPLKEEFAAFRLVFNYSGEAYQVDILPVIGENLEEDLGRRDFTVNALALPVRGEISGGIIDPFGGQDDLKAKIIRMVSPENIKADPVRILRGVRIAGELDFTVERATEKTFKQYIQYILDFPGERVAEELRKIFSLDDAAKVVDWLFQTGFFEVFELGIREGYELYQNYHHGETVYQHLIDTLGRMEVLLKDNPLRIKTNLPPYLLKMAAFFHDIGKPGTLVYDQEGRTRFFGHEKESVNRLIPFMDFLNFSNFEKRVLTTLIGNHMRILSLRMATKVSGEAILRLIKDTGDLFLELILLYLADKGEKAREDLEFLWELKKFYEGYLEFKGKISGKEIMEALNIPESLAVGQAKNYLLKAWARGEIRDSSEAMDYLQRKFRKG is encoded by the coding sequence GTGGAGGTAATCGATAACCTAAAAGTAATCTTAAAAGACACCAGTACTTATTTTGTGGGCGGAAGTGTGCGGGCTCTACTGCTCTGCCGCCCGGTAAAAGATATAGACCTCATTACCTTTGAAGATCCCCAAAATATAGGCGAGAAGCTTTTAAAAGCCTTTGGCGGAAGCTTTTTTCCTTTAAAAGAAGAGTTTGCGGCTTTTCGACTGGTGTTTAATTATAGTGGGGAAGCTTATCAGGTGGATATCCTTCCGGTTATAGGAGAAAACCTGGAAGAGGACCTTGGACGCCGGGATTTTACCGTAAATGCTCTGGCCTTACCGGTAAGAGGGGAAATTTCGGGGGGTATTATTGATCCCTTTGGGGGGCAAGACGATTTAAAAGCAAAGATTATCCGCATGGTTAGTCCGGAAAACATTAAAGCTGACCCGGTGCGGATTTTAAGAGGAGTAAGGATTGCCGGGGAGCTTGACTTTACGGTAGAGCGGGCAACGGAGAAAACGTTTAAACAATATATACAATATATATTAGATTTCCCCGGGGAGCGGGTGGCAGAAGAACTTCGAAAAATCTTCTCTTTAGATGATGCGGCAAAAGTGGTGGATTGGCTTTTTCAAACAGGCTTTTTTGAGGTTTTTGAGCTGGGGATAAGAGAAGGGTATGAGCTTTACCAAAATTACCATCACGGGGAAACGGTGTATCAGCACCTAATTGATACCTTAGGCCGTATGGAAGTGCTTTTAAAAGATAATCCTTTGCGGATTAAAACAAATCTTCCGCCTTATCTTTTAAAAATGGCTGCTTTTTTCCACGATATAGGGAAGCCCGGAACATTGGTGTATGATCAAGAAGGGCGGACTCGCTTCTTTGGCCATGAAAAGGAAAGTGTAAACAGGCTTATACCCTTTATGGATTTTCTTAACTTTTCTAATTTCGAGAAGAGGGTTTTAACCACGTTAATAGGTAATCATATGCGGATTTTATCTTTAAGAATGGCAACGAAAGTAAGCGGAGAGGCAATTTTGCGCTTAATTAAAGATACCGGGGATTTATTTTTAGAGTTAATTCTTTTGTATCTTGCCGATAAAGGGGAAAAAGCTAGAGAAGACTTAGAATTTTTATGGGAGTTAAAAAAGTTTTATGAAGGTTATTTGGAATTTAAAGGAAAGATCTCCGGAAAAGAAATCATGGAAGCCCTAAATATCCCTGAGTCTTTGGCAGTTGGGCAGGCGAAAAATTATTTATTAAAAGCCTGGGCCCGGGGGGAGATAAGGGATAGCAGTGAGGCAATGGATTATTTGCAAAGAAAGTTTAGAAAGGGTTAG
- a CDS encoding cell division protein FtsA: protein MEKKNIIFALDIGTRTVIGVIGEVLDDGRINILKETLREHDERSMLDGQIHDIAKVAKVVRDIKEELEGALGVKLTRAAIAAAGRALYTVTSYAEMEVVGAEVSTRHVFELESKALAEAVEAVKNLGEVRYELVGYSVISYYLDGYPFKALEGHRGKKISVELVATFLPETVTSSLQAVLLRCGLEPANLTLEPIAAITAAVPESLRLLNIALVDIGAGTSDIAVCRDGAVIAYGMVPEAGDEITEEIMRQFLLDFADAEKVKRQLFFEEVTFYNILGEEIKIAAKEIIARIEPVVARIAQRIAEEMVRLNGGSPKAVFLVGGGAKTPGLVAKLAEYLGLETSRVVVKGLDPREGKFLAVPEALLGPEGVTVLGIIQMALRKYDYGFISVFLNGREIRLLSQKNLTVGEILKLSGITPKEIFGREGRSLNFYLNGNRREWKGGLPRAAEIYVNGQPASLKTEVGAGDSLNFIPARDGEEAKLTAKQLLQECGPIIIKVNGEEVSLTPILLLGGKALAEDYQIQEEDQLTLCSKETAKAFFKNLDSVLVNGKEIEANYQFYPGDEVFINEEGLSVPELNSLEVEVYLNGKPIKLTGKNNYILADVLPHLGKIPEKISSLKILLNGEEVGFTAEIKRGDEIKILL, encoded by the coding sequence ATGGAAAAGAAAAACATCATCTTTGCTCTGGATATTGGGACGCGAACAGTAATAGGGGTGATAGGGGAAGTACTGGATGATGGTAGGATTAATATCTTAAAGGAAACCCTCCGGGAGCATGACGAACGTTCGATGCTAGATGGTCAAATTCATGATATAGCAAAAGTTGCTAAAGTGGTTAGAGATATAAAGGAGGAGTTAGAAGGAGCGTTGGGGGTAAAACTTACCCGAGCGGCTATAGCAGCGGCCGGGCGGGCCCTTTATACGGTTACTTCCTACGCGGAGATGGAAGTAGTTGGAGCTGAGGTTTCTACCCGCCACGTCTTTGAGTTGGAAAGTAAAGCGCTAGCGGAAGCGGTGGAAGCAGTTAAAAATCTAGGTGAGGTCCGGTATGAGTTAGTAGGATATAGTGTCATTAGTTATTATTTAGATGGGTATCCGTTTAAAGCTTTAGAAGGTCATAGAGGAAAGAAGATAAGCGTTGAATTAGTGGCAACCTTTTTGCCGGAGACTGTTACCAGTAGCTTACAGGCAGTTTTATTGCGTTGTGGCCTTGAGCCCGCAAATTTAACTTTAGAGCCGATTGCTGCAATTACAGCGGCAGTTCCCGAAAGCCTACGCCTTTTAAATATTGCTTTAGTGGATATTGGCGCCGGTACTTCTGATATTGCTGTTTGCCGGGATGGGGCCGTGATAGCTTATGGCATGGTACCAGAAGCGGGAGATGAAATTACCGAAGAAATCATGCGGCAATTTCTTTTAGATTTTGCGGATGCGGAAAAGGTAAAAAGGCAGTTGTTTTTTGAAGAGGTGACCTTTTACAATATCTTGGGAGAAGAAATTAAGATAGCAGCTAAAGAAATTATTGCGAGGATCGAACCTGTGGTGGCGAGAATTGCCCAAAGGATTGCCGAAGAAATGGTAAGGTTAAATGGTGGCTCGCCTAAAGCAGTGTTTTTGGTTGGTGGTGGTGCCAAAACTCCGGGGCTGGTAGCGAAGCTTGCCGAGTATCTTGGGCTTGAAACTTCACGGGTGGTGGTAAAAGGATTAGACCCAAGGGAAGGAAAGTTTTTAGCAGTGCCGGAAGCTCTTTTGGGGCCGGAAGGGGTAACGGTTCTGGGTATTATCCAGATGGCCCTGAGAAAATACGATTATGGTTTTATTTCTGTATTTTTAAATGGCCGGGAGATACGGCTCTTATCCCAAAAAAACTTAACAGTTGGTGAAATCTTAAAACTTTCCGGAATTACTCCTAAGGAGATTTTTGGACGGGAAGGAAGAAGTTTAAATTTTTATTTAAACGGTAATAGAAGGGAATGGAAAGGTGGGCTTCCCCGGGCGGCTGAAATATATGTAAACGGTCAACCGGCGTCCCTTAAAACGGAGGTCGGCGCAGGAGATTCCCTTAATTTTATACCTGCTCGCGATGGGGAAGAGGCAAAGCTTACGGCAAAACAACTTTTGCAGGAATGCGGACCGATTATTATCAAAGTAAATGGTGAAGAAGTAAGTTTGACCCCTATTTTACTCTTAGGGGGAAAGGCTTTAGCTGAGGACTATCAAATACAGGAGGAAGATCAACTTACTTTATGTTCGAAAGAAACTGCTAAAGCTTTTTTTAAAAATTTAGATTCAGTTCTGGTGAATGGAAAAGAAATCGAAGCTAATTATCAATTCTATCCGGGGGATGAAGTGTTTATTAATGAGGAGGGGCTTTCGGTTCCAGAACTTAATTCTTTAGAGGTAGAAGTTTATTTAAATGGAAAACCCATCAAACTAACGGGAAAAAATAATTATATTTTGGCCGATGTCTTACCGCATTTAGGAAAAATACCGGAAAAGATAAGTTCTTTGAAAATCCTTTTAAATGGGGAAGAAGTCGGGTTTACCGCTGAGATTAAAAGGGGAGATGAAATAAAGATACTACTTTAA